The following are encoded together in the Chloroherpetonaceae bacterium genome:
- a CDS encoding (2Fe-2S) ferredoxin domain-containing protein — MRFSHHLFTCTNTATCAQHNSEEIQQYLKARLRELRLHREIRANKSGCLDGCSFAPVTVIYPEGIWYRISTIEEAEEILQQHLLGGKPVERLMVRELNPHYHFAGEPAITSSHNTQLASSGKFLSSQ, encoded by the coding sequence ATGAGATTCAGCCACCATCTTTTCACCTGTACCAATACCGCCACGTGTGCGCAGCACAACAGCGAAGAGATTCAGCAGTATCTCAAAGCACGCCTTAGGGAACTTCGTTTGCACAGGGAAATTCGCGCCAACAAGTCTGGCTGCCTTGACGGATGCTCATTTGCGCCAGTTACGGTTATCTATCCTGAAGGCATTTGGTATCGTATCTCTACCATAGAAGAAGCCGAAGAAATTTTGCAGCAACACCTTCTGGGCGGCAAGCCTGTCGAGCGATTGATGGTGCGAGAACTTAACCCACACTATCACTTCGCAGGTGAACCAGCTATTACATCTTCCCATAACACGCAATTAGCAAGTAGTGGCAAATTCCTTTCATCGCAGTAG
- a CDS encoding FAD-dependent oxidoreductase: MAKKIATTCLIIGAGICGLIAADMLHRAGVKAIVLDKGRGVGGRLATRRIQSGTFDHGAQYFTVRDPKFYAIVEEWLAAGIVREWTRHFHTAAGPCDSDAEPRYYGIGGMTAIAKHIARHLEVHLNETVSKFYPNHKAWHIETTDGKLYQAESLILTPPVPQSLELVRKSGISIPIREKRMLEAVTYLPCLGVLALLEQESKVPHPGGLWLYDDAVLWLGDNQKKGVSQVPAVTIHATPAFSRTYWDADDAAISKALIEHASKWLGAKVLYAEVKRWRYSAPDSFVPEPFIALNAPLPLIFAGDAFVSPCVEGAVLSGMAAAEYLLRQDVSVAES; this comes from the coding sequence ATGGCAAAGAAAATCGCTACAACTTGCCTTATCATCGGGGCAGGCATTTGTGGACTGATTGCAGCCGATATGCTGCATCGTGCAGGTGTCAAAGCAATTGTCTTGGACAAAGGTCGTGGCGTAGGAGGGCGGTTGGCAACACGCCGTATTCAAAGTGGCACCTTCGACCATGGGGCACAGTATTTTACCGTCCGAGACCCAAAGTTCTATGCAATTGTCGAGGAGTGGCTTGCAGCAGGAATTGTTCGTGAATGGACACGGCATTTCCATACCGCAGCAGGACCTTGCGACAGTGATGCTGAGCCGCGATACTACGGCATCGGCGGGATGACGGCTATTGCGAAACACATAGCGCGCCACTTGGAGGTGCATCTCAATGAAACGGTGTCCAAGTTTTACCCAAACCACAAAGCATGGCACATTGAAACTACAGATGGCAAACTCTATCAAGCAGAGTCACTAATCTTGACACCGCCTGTGCCGCAGTCGCTCGAGCTTGTAAGGAAGTCGGGTATCTCTATTCCTATTAGGGAAAAGCGGATGCTGGAAGCGGTAACCTATCTGCCTTGCTTGGGGGTGCTGGCGCTTTTGGAGCAAGAAAGCAAGGTGCCGCATCCTGGAGGATTGTGGCTATACGATGATGCGGTGCTCTGGCTAGGCGACAATCAAAAGAAAGGGGTCTCACAAGTGCCAGCTGTCACCATTCACGCAACGCCAGCTTTCAGCCGCACTTACTGGGACGCAGACGATGCAGCAATTTCAAAGGCTTTAATTGAGCATGCGTCAAAATGGCTGGGTGCGAAAGTGCTTTATGCAGAAGTCAAACGCTGGCGATACAGTGCACCTGATTCCTTCGTGCCAGAGCCTTTCATAGCCCTGAATGCGCCATTGCCGTTGATTTTTGCAGGCGACGCCTTTGTTTCCCCTTGCGTAGAAGGAGCCGTGCTCTCAGGCATGGCTGCAGCAGAGTATCTGCTGCGACAAGATGTCTCAGTAGCAGAATCGTAA
- a CDS encoding class I SAM-dependent methyltransferase: protein MSHCALEQAACPISGSTEFELRYTAPDRFHLSGGEVWQVVTARASGLTLLSPRPTQAEIGKFYDALDYDPFISLRQATSWRERTYKFIREFISLRYKARQVLRRANLLAGRVYNVLEIGCATGDFLLALRRHSDAVLNLTGIEISEKAARYARDENELVVYHGELLTVQIDEPQDLIVMWHTLEHIHRLNETLDKLRRLLRRNGLFVTAMPNLNSLDAQHYGKYWVALDAPRHLYHFTPESFAALLGKHRLRIVDMHGLPLDSYYNALLSEQLCAAMQGQSSGIGTVLRAIWWGSLAAINGITPELASSVCYYVKHVD from the coding sequence ATGTCTCACTGCGCTCTTGAACAGGCCGCTTGTCCAATCTCTGGCTCTACAGAGTTTGAACTGCGCTACACTGCTCCTGACCGATTTCACCTTTCGGGCGGCGAGGTTTGGCAGGTCGTAACGGCTCGGGCATCAGGCTTGACCCTGCTGTCGCCACGCCCCACACAAGCGGAGATAGGTAAATTCTATGATGCATTAGACTATGATCCTTTCATCTCGCTTCGGCAAGCTACCTCGTGGCGAGAGCGGACTTACAAGTTTATCCGAGAATTTATCTCGCTACGCTACAAAGCCAGACAAGTGTTGCGTCGTGCAAACCTATTAGCGGGCAGAGTCTATAATGTGCTGGAAATTGGTTGTGCCACAGGCGATTTTCTTTTGGCGCTCAGACGACACAGCGATGCGGTGCTCAACCTGACTGGCATTGAAATCTCTGAAAAAGCTGCTCGATACGCCCGCGACGAAAACGAACTTGTTGTCTATCACGGCGAATTGCTTACTGTGCAAATTGATGAGCCACAGGACCTTATCGTGATGTGGCACACACTCGAGCACATTCATCGGCTTAATGAAACGCTTGACAAACTACGCCGCTTGCTTAGGCGCAATGGGCTATTCGTTACGGCTATGCCTAACTTAAACAGTCTCGATGCGCAGCACTATGGCAAATACTGGGTGGCTTTAGATGCCCCCCGTCATCTCTATCACTTTACACCTGAGAGTTTTGCCGCTTTGCTTGGGAAACATCGCCTAAGAATTGTGGATATGCATGGCTTGCCGCTAGATAGCTACTACAATGCGCTTCTCAGCGAGCAACTTTGTGCGGCTATGCAAGGACAGTCAAGTGGGATTGGCACAGTGCTGCGCGCTATCTGGTGGGGCTCACTTGCTGCTATCAACGGCATTACGCCAGAGCTTGCCTCCAGCGTCTGCTACTATGTGAAACATGTTGATTAA
- a CDS encoding M20/M25/M40 family metallo-hydrolase, which translates to MSHHRFKGFLLTASLLAMLLLATRPTVPPATEQIGYQLLQPQLASAHLRFLASDELEGRETAKRGQKIAARYIASHFERLGLTPLGDSGTFFQRFTVKERRLGQKSQLVVKAGNTVHTYRKLFEDFAFSLRSAHAAELSGTVVFCGYGIRDRKLGYSDYDGVDAKGKMVLLLAGAPRTQAQSAALERWSDAYTKYVAALDAQPAAVCIVVGHSGTPSLAEQFATMKDQLAMSTMSLHQPESEPVSTLSRAERAPLIFISAEVANAILSPRKKTVNELATAFSLSRSASFELKTVRLELTIDVEEDILASENVCAMLEGSDSVMKHEAIVYSAHYDHVGVGISGRVFNGADDDGSGTTAVLMLAEAFAKNGVRPPRSIIFLTVAGEEKGLLGSRFYTEHPKFPLQRTVANLNIDMIGRIDEKYEKLGNPNYVYVIGSDKISKDLDAVLQRQNRATVNLTLDYRYNDDNDPNRFYYRSDHYNFAKNGIPVIFFFNGTHADYHEPSDDFEKIHLEKMVKIVKLTFAVGWELAHRTEPLRRH; encoded by the coding sequence ATGTCTCACCATCGGTTCAAAGGGTTTTTACTTACAGCGTCGCTTTTAGCGATGCTGCTTTTGGCTACACGTCCAACTGTTCCCCCTGCCACTGAGCAGATAGGCTATCAGCTTCTGCAACCGCAGTTAGCCAGTGCTCACTTGCGTTTTTTAGCCAGCGATGAATTGGAAGGTCGAGAAACGGCGAAGCGCGGACAAAAAATTGCTGCCCGATATATCGCTTCGCACTTTGAGCGCTTGGGACTGACTCCCTTAGGCGATAGCGGCACTTTTTTCCAGCGCTTCACTGTCAAAGAGCGTCGCCTTGGGCAAAAGAGTCAATTGGTGGTCAAAGCTGGAAACACCGTTCATACATACCGCAAGCTCTTTGAAGACTTTGCGTTCTCACTTCGCAGTGCACACGCCGCAGAGCTGAGTGGCACCGTTGTGTTCTGCGGCTATGGCATTCGTGATAGGAAGTTAGGTTATTCCGACTACGATGGCGTTGATGCAAAAGGTAAAATGGTGCTCTTGCTTGCTGGTGCACCGCGCACGCAAGCTCAATCCGCTGCGCTGGAGCGTTGGAGTGATGCATACACTAAGTATGTTGCCGCTTTGGACGCACAACCTGCCGCTGTGTGCATTGTTGTTGGACATAGTGGTACACCGAGTTTAGCCGAGCAGTTCGCCACTATGAAAGACCAGCTTGCAATGAGTACAATGTCGCTTCATCAGCCTGAGTCAGAGCCAGTTTCTACGCTCAGCCGTGCAGAACGAGCACCGCTCATTTTCATCTCGGCAGAAGTCGCTAATGCCATCCTTTCGCCACGCAAAAAGACGGTCAATGAACTTGCAACCGCTTTTTCACTTTCTCGCTCTGCGTCGTTTGAACTAAAAACTGTTCGGCTCGAGCTTACGATTGATGTTGAGGAAGACATCTTAGCAAGCGAAAATGTGTGCGCCATGTTAGAGGGTAGCGACAGCGTCATGAAGCACGAAGCAATTGTCTACTCTGCACATTACGACCACGTGGGCGTAGGCATCAGCGGACGGGTCTTTAACGGTGCAGATGATGATGGCTCAGGCACAACAGCCGTTTTGATGCTTGCCGAAGCCTTTGCCAAAAATGGCGTGCGCCCGCCTCGTTCTATCATTTTTCTTACGGTCGCTGGCGAAGAAAAGGGACTTTTAGGCTCACGCTTCTACACCGAACACCCCAAGTTTCCGCTTCAACGCACTGTAGCAAACCTCAACATTGATATGATTGGTCGCATTGATGAAAAGTATGAAAAGCTTGGCAACCCAAACTATGTGTATGTGATTGGTTCAGACAAAATCTCAAAAGACCTTGACGCCGTCTTACAACGGCAGAATCGTGCAACGGTCAATCTCACACTGGATTACCGATACAACGATGACAACGACCCCAACCGATTTTACTACCGCAGCGACCACTACAACTTTGCCAAGAACGGGATTCCTGTCATTTTCTTTTTCAATGGCACGCATGCTGACTATCACGAGCCCAGCGATGACTTTGAGAAAATTCATCTCGAGAAAATGGTGAAGATTGTCAAGCTAACTTTTGCCGTAGGTTGGGAGCTTGCACATCGAACTGAACCGCTGCGACGACACTAA
- a CDS encoding ATP-binding cassette domain-containing protein: protein MRVIEAESLTKIYGRRRVVDSATFHVEKGQVFGFLGPNGSGKTTTIGMLLGIINISEGSVRLFETNDLNAARRRIGATLETPNFYPYLSGYDNLRIVAKIKDVTEKQIQAALALVELSSRQKDKFSTYSLGMKQRLAIAAASLANPELIILDEPTNGLDPEGIRDVRRIIQSLAESGKTVFLSSHLLSEVEQTCTHLAIIKQGKILTQGSLREIISKNPLAQLRAEDMLLLQAVVQGYEKFVSATKEGDTLLVELSDGNLADLNRYLFEKGVVLSHLALRHRSLEEAFLELTEA, encoded by the coding sequence ATGCGAGTTATAGAAGCAGAGTCGCTCACGAAAATCTATGGCAGGCGACGCGTGGTCGATAGCGCCACATTTCACGTGGAGAAAGGGCAAGTCTTCGGCTTCTTAGGTCCCAATGGGAGCGGTAAGACCACGACAATCGGTATGCTTCTCGGCATTATCAACATCTCAGAGGGTTCAGTTCGGCTCTTTGAGACAAATGACCTTAATGCAGCTCGGCGACGCATTGGTGCCACACTGGAAACCCCAAACTTTTATCCCTACCTTAGTGGGTACGACAACCTACGCATTGTTGCCAAAATCAAAGATGTTACTGAAAAGCAAATTCAGGCTGCACTGGCACTGGTTGAGCTTTCCTCACGGCAGAAAGACAAATTTTCTACCTACTCCTTAGGAATGAAGCAGCGCTTGGCGATTGCTGCCGCCTCCCTTGCCAACCCTGAGCTGATTATTCTGGACGAACCCACCAACGGCTTAGACCCAGAGGGCATTCGTGATGTGCGGCGCATCATTCAATCGCTTGCTGAATCGGGCAAGACCGTCTTCCTCTCAAGCCATTTGCTCAGCGAAGTCGAGCAAACCTGCACCCATTTAGCTATTATCAAGCAAGGCAAAATCTTAACACAAGGCAGCTTGCGTGAAATTATCAGTAAAAATCCGCTTGCCCAGTTGCGCGCCGAGGATATGCTGCTTCTGCAAGCCGTCGTGCAGGGATATGAAAAGTTCGTCTCAGCGACTAAGGAAGGCGACACTCTACTGGTTGAGCTATCGGATGGCAACTTAGCCGACCTCAACCGCTACCTTTTTGAGAAGGGAGTTGTGCTGTCGCATTTAGCCTTGCGGCATCGCTCACTGGAAGAAGCCTTTTTGGAACTGACCGAAGCCTGA
- a CDS encoding DUF481 domain-containing protein: MLFSHAGSGIYAQVNTEALFRSSSSPFSLRAELSFGFNAGNSELFRWQASLRADYHTALFSTFVVGDIAQASADNQILLYRGFVHGRFIWHLDTTFHPEFFVQREFNEFILLKGRSLFGSGMRLMLLHLQPIDSVMSIRLTLGIGAMWENEIFAADNPETKLLRSTNYLSILWRLNARTSVQLIGYFQVDTRHWDDHRILIEGNLAVGITDKLILSIILNYRYDNEPVPTVRPFDIELRNALTLSF, encoded by the coding sequence ATGCTGTTTTCACACGCTGGCTCAGGCATCTATGCGCAGGTCAACACTGAAGCACTTTTTCGATCGAGTTCGTCCCCCTTTTCATTGCGAGCTGAACTTAGCTTTGGCTTCAATGCCGGCAATTCAGAGCTTTTTCGCTGGCAAGCCAGTTTGCGCGCTGACTATCACACTGCTCTGTTTTCCACTTTTGTGGTTGGTGATATCGCACAGGCTTCTGCCGACAACCAAATTTTGCTGTACCGCGGTTTTGTGCACGGTCGCTTTATCTGGCATCTCGATACCACTTTTCACCCAGAGTTTTTCGTCCAGCGTGAGTTTAATGAGTTTATTTTGCTCAAAGGTCGCTCACTTTTCGGCTCTGGAATGCGCCTAATGCTTCTGCATTTGCAGCCAATTGATTCGGTGATGTCTATCCGACTTACATTAGGCATTGGTGCAATGTGGGAAAATGAAATCTTTGCTGCAGATAACCCCGAGACAAAACTCTTGCGCTCGACAAACTACCTTAGCATTCTTTGGCGCCTTAATGCTCGCACATCTGTGCAGCTTATTGGTTACTTCCAAGTGGATACCCGCCACTGGGACGACCACCGCATTTTGATTGAAGGCAACCTTGCTGTGGGAATTACAGACAAGCTCATTCTTTCTATCATTTTGAATTATCGGTATGACAATGAGCCTGTGCCCACAGTTCGTCCTTTTGACATTGAACTGCGCAATGCACTTACGCTGAGCTTTTAG
- a CDS encoding adenylate kinase, translating to MRMILFGTPGVGKGTQAKILAEKHHVLHLSTGDMLRSAVAAQTPVGLKAKAYMDRGELVPDAVIIEMIEQVLSSPQACKGFLLDGFPRTVPQAEALSDLLQRAGQTLDHVINLTVPEDEVIRRLSGRLTCANCGAIYNKFYQPPKVAGQCDKCGSTDLRQRDDDKEDTVRRRLREYHAKTEPVLEYYRAKGLAIDIDANRSIEEVTQAIEAIALNGKEVE from the coding sequence ATGAGAATGATTTTATTTGGCACGCCTGGGGTTGGCAAAGGCACACAAGCCAAAATTTTGGCTGAGAAACATCATGTGCTTCACCTTTCTACAGGTGATATGCTGCGCAGCGCCGTTGCAGCACAAACGCCTGTTGGTCTAAAAGCCAAAGCATATATGGACAGGGGTGAGCTGGTGCCAGATGCCGTCATTATTGAAATGATTGAGCAAGTGCTTAGCTCTCCGCAAGCTTGCAAAGGCTTTTTGCTTGATGGTTTTCCTCGCACTGTGCCTCAAGCCGAAGCCCTAAGTGACTTGCTGCAGCGTGCTGGTCAAACGCTTGACCATGTGATTAATCTTACTGTGCCAGAAGACGAGGTTATCCGCCGTTTGTCTGGCCGACTTACCTGCGCCAATTGCGGCGCGATTTACAACAAGTTCTATCAGCCGCCCAAAGTGGCTGGTCAATGCGATAAATGCGGCAGCACCGATTTGCGACAGCGCGATGATGACAAAGAAGACACTGTGCGCCGACGCCTCAGGGAGTATCACGCTAAAACGGAGCCTGTGTTGGAATACTACCGCGCCAAAGGCTTAGCTATTGACATAGACGCTAACCGAAGCATTGAGGAAGTGACGCAGGCGATTGAAGCAATTGCGCTCAATGGCAAAGAGGTCGAATGA
- the rlmN gene encoding 23S rRNA (adenine(2503)-C(2))-methyltransferase RlmN: MTAETGKQDLKSLSLQQLQHVLISMGEPAYRAEQVRHSVYASDTTDFSAMTSLPKVLREKLSQRFFISRLEPVVSTVSSETDNAQTIKLLYKLSDGAHIETVLIPDLREGRKRMTVCVSSQVGCALACTFCATGYMGFSRNLTIGEITDQVLGAMQLAQARYSQRITNVVFMGMGEPLLNLERVKEAIDILSHDRYQFKIGERHITISTAGIVPGILDLAESPHKCRLAISLHSAIEEKRQAIMPIAKTYSLGELKTALQHYAHKQHKPIFIEYLLLRGINDGEDDAKALIKFARAVPCKINLIDYNPIVNIDYARTDDATRDAFIRKLVEANLTVTVRRSRGRDIHAACGQLATQTRSAKRIRLAQSVCSEESP; this comes from the coding sequence ATGACGGCGGAAACAGGCAAGCAAGACCTCAAGTCGCTCAGCCTTCAACAGCTTCAGCACGTGCTTATTAGCATGGGAGAGCCTGCCTACCGTGCGGAACAGGTGCGACACTCGGTCTACGCATCTGACACAACGGACTTTTCCGCAATGACCTCGTTGCCCAAAGTTCTGCGGGAGAAACTGTCGCAACGCTTCTTCATCTCTCGTTTAGAGCCAGTCGTCAGTACCGTATCAAGTGAGACGGACAATGCCCAAACAATTAAGCTGCTCTATAAGCTTTCGGACGGCGCACACATTGAAACCGTGCTCATTCCTGACTTGCGTGAAGGACGCAAGCGAATGACTGTTTGCGTCTCGTCGCAAGTTGGCTGTGCGCTTGCTTGCACATTTTGTGCAACGGGTTATATGGGCTTTTCCCGCAACCTTACAATTGGCGAAATCACTGACCAAGTGTTGGGTGCGATGCAGCTTGCTCAGGCGCGCTACAGCCAGCGCATTACCAATGTTGTCTTTATGGGAATGGGCGAGCCACTGCTTAATCTGGAGCGCGTCAAAGAAGCGATTGATATTCTCTCGCATGACCGCTACCAGTTCAAAATTGGTGAGCGGCATATTACGATTTCAACCGCAGGAATTGTGCCCGGTATCTTGGATTTGGCAGAAAGTCCCCATAAGTGCCGCTTGGCTATCTCGCTGCATTCGGCGATTGAGGAAAAACGCCAAGCGATCATGCCTATTGCGAAAACGTATTCACTAGGGGAGCTAAAAACTGCGCTGCAGCACTATGCACACAAACAACATAAGCCCATCTTCATTGAATACCTTTTGCTGCGCGGTATCAATGATGGCGAGGACGATGCGAAGGCACTTATCAAATTTGCACGCGCCGTCCCTTGCAAAATCAATTTGATTGATTACAATCCGATTGTTAACATCGATTATGCGCGCACTGACGATGCCACCCGAGATGCATTTATTCGCAAGTTGGTCGAAGCGAACCTAACCGTAACGGTGCGTCGCAGTCGTGGTCGCGATATCCATGCTGCCTGTGGGCAACTGGCAACCCAAACACGCTCTGCAAAACGCATTCGTTTGGCACAGTCGGTCTGTTCTGAAGAATCACCTTAA
- a CDS encoding ABC transporter transmembrane domain-containing protein: MVRKEKPDAAPAKLSKESLKEALAIFRYLLPYRTKFFAALFALLVSSLLGLVFPYITGQLIDGALRGTGQGFFGDIDHIALVLFTALALQAVLSYYQSLWFVEVGERSLSDLRKETYAKIVALPMSFFAQRRVGELTSRLSADLAQLQETLTLTLAQLLRQATILVGGLILIFYTSIKLTAVMLLSLPLLIALAVYFGRKIRQLSREAQDKLADSSTVVEETLQGIANVKAFANEHYEISRYQRAIGTYLATVLRNARFRSAFFSFIIFGLFGAIILVLWVGARFVQAGELTVGELTSFILYTTFVGAAMGSFAELYSQIQRAVGATERIREILREPTEAVDCSLHATERAAALPRLKGDVEFRNVEFSYPSRKEVKVLKGVSFSVRSGERVALVGPSGAGKSTIVSLLLRFYTPDAGAILIDGKDSQEYDLTALRKQMSIVPQDVLLFGGTIAENIAYGKPDASEAEIIEAAKKAHAHEFVSLFPEGYKTIVGERGIKLSGGQRQRIAIARAILKNPAILILDEATSSLDSESERLVQDALETLMQGRTTFIIAHRLSTVRTADKIIVVKDGQVMEQGTHQELMELEHGIYRTLSELQFDLS; encoded by the coding sequence ATGGTACGCAAAGAAAAACCAGACGCTGCACCTGCGAAGCTAAGCAAAGAATCGCTGAAAGAAGCCCTTGCGATTTTTCGCTACCTTCTGCCGTATCGCACGAAATTTTTTGCGGCGCTTTTTGCGCTGTTGGTTTCAAGCCTGCTGGGCTTGGTTTTCCCATATATCACAGGTCAGCTCATTGACGGTGCGCTGCGCGGCACAGGTCAGGGATTCTTTGGCGACATTGACCACATTGCTCTGGTGCTTTTTACTGCCTTAGCCTTGCAAGCCGTGCTAAGCTACTACCAGTCACTTTGGTTTGTGGAAGTAGGTGAGCGTAGCCTTAGCGACCTCCGCAAAGAGACATATGCTAAGATTGTTGCCTTGCCTATGTCGTTTTTTGCTCAGCGGCGTGTCGGTGAGCTTACAAGCCGACTTTCAGCCGACCTTGCACAGCTGCAGGAGACCTTGACGCTTACGCTTGCGCAATTGCTTCGCCAAGCTACAATTCTGGTTGGCGGCTTGATTTTGATTTTTTACACCTCCATCAAACTTACTGCTGTGATGCTGCTGTCGCTGCCTTTGCTTATTGCGCTGGCAGTTTATTTTGGGCGTAAGATTCGCCAGCTCTCACGTGAGGCGCAAGATAAGCTAGCAGACAGCAGCACGGTTGTAGAAGAGACGCTGCAGGGTATTGCAAATGTCAAGGCATTTGCAAACGAACACTATGAAATCTCACGCTACCAGCGTGCCATTGGGACTTATCTGGCTACTGTGCTTCGCAACGCACGTTTTCGCAGTGCTTTCTTTTCGTTTATCATTTTTGGTCTTTTTGGAGCAATTATTTTGGTGTTATGGGTTGGTGCGCGCTTTGTGCAGGCTGGCGAGTTGACTGTGGGCGAGCTAACTTCGTTTATTCTCTACACGACGTTTGTCGGTGCTGCAATGGGTAGCTTTGCGGAGCTATACAGTCAGATTCAGCGTGCTGTAGGTGCCACCGAGCGCATTCGTGAAATTCTGCGTGAGCCGACGGAAGCCGTAGATTGTTCGCTCCACGCTACCGAGCGCGCCGCGGCGCTGCCACGCCTTAAAGGGGATGTAGAGTTTCGAAATGTGGAGTTCAGCTATCCCTCTCGCAAGGAGGTGAAGGTCTTAAAAGGTGTTTCGTTCTCCGTGCGTTCAGGCGAGCGCGTGGCACTGGTCGGACCGTCTGGTGCTGGGAAATCAACCATTGTGAGCCTGCTCCTACGCTTTTACACTCCTGATGCTGGCGCCATTTTAATCGACGGCAAAGACAGCCAAGAATATGACTTAACCGCGTTGCGAAAGCAGATGTCAATTGTGCCGCAAGATGTTTTACTTTTTGGGGGAACGATTGCTGAAAACATCGCATATGGCAAGCCTGATGCAAGTGAGGCTGAAATTATTGAAGCCGCTAAGAAAGCACACGCCCACGAGTTTGTATCTTTGTTTCCAGAGGGCTACAAGACCATCGTTGGCGAGCGAGGCATCAAGCTCTCAGGTGGTCAGCGCCAGCGCATTGCGATTGCACGCGCTATTCTTAAAAACCCAGCTATCCTCATTTTAGATGAAGCCACCAGCTCACTGGACTCTGAGTCGGAGCGACTGGTGCAAGATGCTCTGGAAACCTTAATGCAAGGGCGCACGACATTCATCATCGC
- a CDS encoding cupin domain-containing protein: MTPHTYSKAQYLIAALGLQAHPEGGFFREVYRSQEMIAHTALPARFSGERCFGTSIYFLLRSDDFSAFHRIQSDEIWHFYDGSPLALYMLHQDGTLQTVVLGRAIEDGQVFQATVPAQCWFAAKVTQPDSFALTGCTVAPGFDFADFELASRQKLIEAYPQHRQLIEALTRERIA, from the coding sequence ATGACTCCGCACACCTATTCCAAAGCTCAATACCTCATTGCTGCGTTAGGCTTGCAAGCTCATCCAGAAGGCGGTTTCTTTCGAGAAGTCTATCGCTCTCAGGAAATGATTGCACACACTGCTTTGCCTGCACGCTTTTCAGGTGAGCGCTGCTTTGGCACCTCCATCTACTTTCTTTTGCGCAGCGACGATTTTTCGGCTTTTCACCGCATTCAGTCTGACGAAATATGGCACTTTTATGACGGTTCGCCACTTGCACTGTATATGCTTCATCAAGATGGAACGCTGCAAACCGTTGTGTTAGGTCGTGCTATTGAAGATGGGCAAGTTTTTCAAGCCACTGTGCCTGCACAATGTTGGTTTGCTGCAAAAGTAACTCAGCCTGATTCTTTTGCACTGACAGGTTGCACTGTTGCACCCGGCTTTGATTTTGCAGACTTTGAGTTAGCTTCTCGCCAAAAACTGATAGAGGCTTACCCACAGCACCGCCAACTTATTGAAGCGCTTACACGAGAACGCATAGCTTAG